One window of Papaver somniferum cultivar HN1 chromosome 9, ASM357369v1, whole genome shotgun sequence genomic DNA carries:
- the LOC113312189 gene encoding homeobox-leucine zipper protein HOX11-like isoform X2, with protein MELGLSLGDTSRPFGCSTDKNRSKMMKNNKGLGFCMALGVGYNGRDEEEEEEEGDDEKSSDEQRTDNDNNDSGRNVSSADPVQLNLLPLVPFTRNQTGFPWSSENDAGSRGFDVNRIPASAEELDDGAAISSPNSTISSFQIDFSMYRNGGNSKRDSEIAGLNDGDNERTSSRASDEEENGLARKKLRLSKEQSAFLEESFKEHNTLNPKQKVALAKQLNLRPRQVEVWFQNRRARTKLKQTEVDCEYLKRCCETLTEENRRLQKDIQELRALKTSNPYYMQLPATTLTMCPSCERVATTTTNSGSTAAATAPPTTTTTAPTTATTNIQNSNPFSHKKPRFYPFSQPHHASAAS; from the exons ATGGAGTTGGGTTTAAGCTTAGGAGATACATCAAGACCATTTGGATGCAGTACTGATAAAAATCGCagtaagatgatgaaaaataataagggTTTAGGGTTTTGCATGGCTTTAGGAGTTGGTTATAAtggaagagatgaagaagaagaagaagaagaaggagatgatgagaaAAGTTCTGATGAACAAAGAACTGATAATGATAATAATGATAGTGGGAGAAATGTTTCTTCTGCAGATCCAGTTCAACTTAATCTTCTTCCTTTAGTACCTTTTACTCGTAATCAAACTGGGTTTCCATGGTCATCAGAAAACG ATGCGGGTTCAAGAGGATTTGATGTTAATCGCATACCAGCGTCTGCGGAGGAACTTGATGATGGTGCTGCAATATCTTCTCCGAATAGTACTATTTCTTCTTTTCAAATAGATTTCTCCATGTACAGAAATGGAGGAAATAGTAAAAGAGATTCAGAAATTGCTGGATTAAATGATGGTGATAATGAAAGAACTTCTTCCAGAGCTAGTGATGAGGAAGAAAATGGTTTAGCCAGAAAGAAGCTTAGATTATCTAAAGAGCAATCAGCTTTTCTTGAAGAAAGTTTCAAAGAACATAATACTCTGAATCCA AAACAAAAGGTTGCTCTAGCAAAACAACTTAATCTCAGACCTAGACAAGTTGAAGTCTGGTTTCAAAACAGACGAGCAAG AACAAAACTGAAGCAGACAGAGGTTGATTGTGAATATTTAAAGAGGTGTTGTGAAACATTAACCGAAGAAAACAGAAGATTACAAAAAGATATACAAGAATTAAGAGCTTTAAAAACTTCAAATCCATATTACATGCAACTTCCTGCTACAACTCTTACTATGTGTCCTAGTTGTGAACGTGttgctaccaccaccaccaactctggctctactgcagcagcaacagcaccacCCACCACCACAACTACAGCTCCAACAACCGCAACAACTAATATTCAGAATAGTAATCCCTTCTCTCACAAGAAACCTAGGTTTTATCCTTTCTCTCAGCCACATCATGCTTCTGCTGCGTCATAA
- the LOC113312189 gene encoding homeobox-leucine zipper protein HOX11-like isoform X1 yields the protein MELGLSLGDTSRPFGCSTDKNRSKMMKNNKGLGFCMALGVGYNGRDEEEEEEEGDDEKSSDEQRTDNDNNDSGRNVSSADPVQLNLLPLVPFTRNQTGFPWSSENGNSDAGSRGFDVNRIPASAEELDDGAAISSPNSTISSFQIDFSMYRNGGNSKRDSEIAGLNDGDNERTSSRASDEEENGLARKKLRLSKEQSAFLEESFKEHNTLNPKQKVALAKQLNLRPRQVEVWFQNRRARTKLKQTEVDCEYLKRCCETLTEENRRLQKDIQELRALKTSNPYYMQLPATTLTMCPSCERVATTTTNSGSTAAATAPPTTTTTAPTTATTNIQNSNPFSHKKPRFYPFSQPHHASAAS from the exons ATGGAGTTGGGTTTAAGCTTAGGAGATACATCAAGACCATTTGGATGCAGTACTGATAAAAATCGCagtaagatgatgaaaaataataagggTTTAGGGTTTTGCATGGCTTTAGGAGTTGGTTATAAtggaagagatgaagaagaagaagaagaagaaggagatgatgagaaAAGTTCTGATGAACAAAGAACTGATAATGATAATAATGATAGTGGGAGAAATGTTTCTTCTGCAGATCCAGTTCAACTTAATCTTCTTCCTTTAGTACCTTTTACTCGTAATCAAACTGGGTTTCCATGGTCATCAGAAAACG GAAACTCAGATGCGGGTTCAAGAGGATTTGATGTTAATCGCATACCAGCGTCTGCGGAGGAACTTGATGATGGTGCTGCAATATCTTCTCCGAATAGTACTATTTCTTCTTTTCAAATAGATTTCTCCATGTACAGAAATGGAGGAAATAGTAAAAGAGATTCAGAAATTGCTGGATTAAATGATGGTGATAATGAAAGAACTTCTTCCAGAGCTAGTGATGAGGAAGAAAATGGTTTAGCCAGAAAGAAGCTTAGATTATCTAAAGAGCAATCAGCTTTTCTTGAAGAAAGTTTCAAAGAACATAATACTCTGAATCCA AAACAAAAGGTTGCTCTAGCAAAACAACTTAATCTCAGACCTAGACAAGTTGAAGTCTGGTTTCAAAACAGACGAGCAAG AACAAAACTGAAGCAGACAGAGGTTGATTGTGAATATTTAAAGAGGTGTTGTGAAACATTAACCGAAGAAAACAGAAGATTACAAAAAGATATACAAGAATTAAGAGCTTTAAAAACTTCAAATCCATATTACATGCAACTTCCTGCTACAACTCTTACTATGTGTCCTAGTTGTGAACGTGttgctaccaccaccaccaactctggctctactgcagcagcaacagcaccacCCACCACCACAACTACAGCTCCAACAACCGCAACAACTAATATTCAGAATAGTAATCCCTTCTCTCACAAGAAACCTAGGTTTTATCCTTTCTCTCAGCCACATCATGCTTCTGCTGCGTCATAA
- the LOC113312944 gene encoding glycine-rich RNA-binding protein 7-like produces MTSCIRRNGVLKAREQKILQDQITNMHNPNMAEMYEGLVTDERGLKRSRNSLGGEGSSRHQPSSSSEYTNDEEVVHGVGTSQRGGRGSRGGRRDGPKNRSGGGPKTRGGGGTNKRGRGGLHA; encoded by the coding sequence ATGACTTCATGCATCCGTCGTAATGGTGTGCTTAAAGCTCGTGAACAAAAGATCTTGCAAGACCAAATAACGAACATGCATAATCCAAACATGGCAGAAATGTATGAGGGGTTGGTCACGGACGAAAGAGGCTTAAAGAGGAGTAGAAACTCTCTTGGAGGTGAGGGTAGTAGCCGTCATCAACCTTCATCTAGCAGCGAATacacaaatgatgaagaggtggtGCACGGTGTGGGTACTAGCCAAAGAGGTGGTCGTGGTAGTCGCGGTGGTCGTCGTGATGGTCCCAAAAATCGTTCTGGTGGTGGTCCTAAAACTCGTGGTGGTGGTGGCACCAACAAAAGGGGTCGTGGTGGCCTCCATGCTTAG
- the LOC113312946 gene encoding uncharacterized protein LOC113312946 codes for MLFKLKAKYFKTSDFWNAELSNGAYVSWGSIVKGRNVVRKCLRWNVGDARLHNSVPENIVTEVLAMPVCNLSNNPDMLIWSASNSGSISVKDAYTFLNKKFNGEFIINKDWSFLWKLKCPFKYKFFLWQLCQNRVNVNESLYMKGLCNHPGCTLYNNDFETTFHLFFGCAKVLEKVRFNANWVLATALRTDNEYYQVNSISSTGGRNMEEIHVARQVPNAGYYNINTNGSTIDCGDAGIGGIIRDGAGGFVACFCKHICKNNNNVAEVWAIRDGLILADQLGANCLEVESDSCYAIQLCKGESKPHWDTYKLVQYINMLKNKFDQVIFKQKYREANQVADRLTKNGATREVEGIWTTNMPSFINSVFNNM; via the exons ATGCTTTTTAAATTGAAGGCCAAGTATTTTAAGACTAGTGACTTCTGGAATGCTGAGTTGTCAAATGGTGCTTATGTTAGTTGGGGAAGCATTGTCAAGGGTAGGAATGTTGTTAGAAAATGTCTTAGATGGAATGTGGGAGATG CGAGACTTCATAATAGTGTACCTGAGAACATTGTCACTGAGGTTTTAGCTATGCCTGTTTGTAATTTATCTAATAATCCTGATATGCTCATTTGGTCTGCTAGCAATTCAGGTAGTATCTCTGTCAAAGATGCTTATACTTTCTTGAACAAGAAATTCAATGGGGAATTCATTATCAACAAGGACTGGAGTTTTCTCTGGAAACTCAAGTGTCCTTTTAAGTACAAATTCTTCTTATGGCAATTATGCCAAAACAGAGTTAATGTGAATGAATCTCTATACATGAAAGGTTTGTGTAATCATCCTGGTTGTACTCTCTATAACAATGACTTTGAAACTACGTTTCATCTGTTTTTTGGTTGCGCCAAA GTGCTTGAGAAGGTAAGGTTTAATGCTAATTGGGTCCTGGCTACTGCCCTTAGGACGGATAATGAGTACTATCAGGTTAACTCAATCAGTTCTACAGGTGGAAGAAATATGGAAGAAATTCATGTTGCCCGGCAGGTTCCTAATGCAGGATATTATAATATCAATACTAATGGTTCTACCATTGATTGTGGTGATGCAGGAATTGGTGGTATTATCCGAGATGGAGCTGGAGGTTTTGTTGCCTGTTTTTGTAAACACATTTGCAAGAATAACAACAATGTCGCAGAGGTTTGGGCAATCAGGGATGGCCTCATATTGGCTGACCAGTTGGGCGCTAACTGTCTGGAGGTGGAAAGTGACTCGTGCTATGCTATCCAATTATGTAAAGGAGAATCCAAACCTCATTGGGACACATACAAACTTGTCCAATATATCAACATGCTCAAGAACAAGTTTGATCAAGTGATTTTCAAGCAGAAATACAGAGAGGCTAATCAAGTTGCTGACAGATTAACGAAAAATGGTGCTACAAGAGAGGTTGAAGGCATATGGACTACAAACATGCCTAGTTTTATTAATTCAGTTTTTAATAATATGTAA